A single Triticum dicoccoides isolate Atlit2015 ecotype Zavitan chromosome 2A, WEW_v2.0, whole genome shotgun sequence DNA region contains:
- the LOC119359322 gene encoding uncharacterized protein LOC119359322: protein MAGGYDAMAGSGDDEDEEAMKGLYAGVAPAPAEDEEEVDEGYAVAVMKVGRRGGSGRRGCGRGWCGRGRGRSSPAPATRSKCTTRGRWRTAPSSTPEKPRSGSPSAEVH, encoded by the exons ATGGCCGGCGGCTATGACGCCATGGCCGGATCCGgtgacgatgaggacgaggaggccatgaagggcctctacGCCGGTGTGGCCCCCGCCCCtgcggaggatgaggaggaggtcgACGAGGGGTACGCCGTCGCGGTGATGAaggtggggaggagagggggatCGGGAAGGAGGGGCTGCGGAAGAGGCTGGTGCGGGAGGGGGAGGGGTCGCAGCTCCCCGGCGCCGGCGACAAGGTCGAAG TGCACTACACGGGGACGCTGGCGGACGGCACCAAGTTCGACTCCAGAGAAGCCCCGTTCCGGTTCACCCTCGGCCGAG GTTCATTAA